From a region of the Buchnera aphidicola (Floraphis choui) genome:
- the ftsA gene encoding cell division protein FtsA codes for MIKEKDKNLIVGLEIGTTKVVTLVGEILVDGIINIIGIGICPSYGINKGVINDLKSIIKCIKKSISQAENMADCQIFSVYLALSNKYIHCQNEIGIVPISSDEITLEDINNVIHTAKCVRIRNEHHILHIIPQEYSIDKHVGIKNPIGLSGKRIKAKVHLITCHSEIEKNIIKAVETCGLRVNRVIFSGLASSKAILTKDERQLGVCMADIGGGTIDIVIYTNGILQYSCVIPYAGNTVTNDISYAFNIPFIKSEAIKIQYGHAIETVDTGKEPKKIEISNINNNSIKTLKQNVLTEIIEPRYTELLSLINKTILNIQEKLKKSNSHYTFGAGIVFTGGASKVKNLKDSAKKIFNMPIRIGQPKKISSLINNIEETHYSTAVGLLYYGKEHFQNQKKDNISKNIFKKWFQYISYWIKKEF; via the coding sequence ATGATTAAAGAAAAAGACAAAAACTTAATAGTTGGACTAGAAATTGGAACTACTAAAGTAGTTACTTTAGTAGGAGAAATTTTAGTAGACGGTATTATTAATATCATTGGAATAGGTATTTGCCCATCGTATGGAATTAACAAAGGAGTAATAAACGATTTAAAATCAATCATAAAGTGTATAAAAAAATCTATTAGTCAAGCTGAAAATATGGCAGATTGTCAAATTTTTTCTGTATACTTAGCATTATCTAACAAATACATTCACTGTCAAAACGAAATAGGAATTGTTCCTATATCTTCAGATGAAATAACGTTAGAAGATATAAATAACGTAATACATACTGCAAAATGTGTACGAATACGTAACGAACATCATATTTTACATATTATTCCACAAGAATATTCTATAGACAAACATGTAGGAATAAAAAATCCAATTGGACTATCAGGAAAAAGAATAAAAGCAAAGGTTCATTTAATTACATGTCATTCTGAAATAGAAAAAAATATTATTAAAGCAGTAGAAACATGCGGATTAAGAGTTAATCGAGTAATTTTTTCGGGATTAGCTTCTAGTAAGGCAATACTAACAAAAGATGAACGTCAATTAGGCGTATGTATGGCAGATATTGGAGGCGGAACAATAGATATCGTCATATATACAAACGGAATATTACAATATAGTTGTGTAATTCCATATGCTGGAAACACCGTAACTAATGATATATCTTACGCATTCAATATTCCTTTTATCAAGTCTGAAGCAATAAAGATTCAATATGGACATGCAATAGAAACTGTAGATACTGGAAAAGAACCCAAAAAAATAGAAATATCTAATATTAACAATAATTCTATAAAAACACTTAAACAAAACGTACTAACAGAAATTATCGAACCAAGATATACTGAATTATTAAGTTTAATAAATAAAACAATATTAAATATACAAGAAAAGCTTAAAAAATCAAATAGTCACTATACATTTGGAGCAGGAATAGTATTTACTGGTGGGGCGTCTAAAGTAAAAAACTTAAAAGATAGTGCTAAAAAAATATTTAATATGCCTATAAGAATAGGTCAACCAAAAAAAATTAGTAGTCTAATAAACAATATTGAAGAAACCCACTATTCTACTGCAGTAGGATTATTGTATTATGGTAAAGAACACTTTCAAAATCAAAAAAAAGATAATATATCTAAAAATATTTTTAAAAAATGGTTTCAATATATCAGTTATTGGATAAAAAAAGAATTTTAA
- a CDS encoding 5'-methylthioadenosine/adenosylhomocysteine nucleosidase, with protein sequence MKIKKNVIIGIIGATDKEIIPLYKKIKNFQKKIVYNKIFYSGRLNNIKTILVKSGVGKVSSSTTCTILLNIYKVNLIINIGTAGSLDDKLIPGNIILPHSTCYHDVDLTAFGYKLGHIQNFPKLFSINKNMIEFTETHVLKSKLNYKKNLIISGDSFINNTASKNILKKNFPTAIAVDMESTAIAQVCYQFKKPFLIIKSISDYSDNNSKLNFEKFIDLASQRCSNVVQDLLNNIYKKI encoded by the coding sequence ATGAAAATTAAAAAAAATGTCATTATCGGAATTATTGGTGCTACAGATAAAGAAATTATTCCTTTATATAAAAAAATTAAAAATTTTCAAAAAAAAATAGTATATAACAAAATATTTTATTCAGGAAGACTAAACAATATAAAAACTATATTAGTAAAGTCAGGAGTTGGGAAGGTTTCATCTAGTACAACATGTACTATATTATTAAACATATATAAAGTTAATTTAATTATTAATATTGGAACAGCTGGAAGCTTAGACGACAAATTAATACCTGGAAATATAATACTACCTCATAGTACATGTTATCATGACGTGGATCTTACCGCTTTTGGTTATAAACTAGGACACATTCAAAATTTTCCTAAACTGTTCTCAATAAATAAGAACATGATAGAATTTACTGAAACACACGTATTAAAATCTAAGCTTAACTATAAAAAAAATCTTATAATAAGTGGAGATTCATTTATTAATAATACAGCATCTAAAAACATTTTAAAAAAAAATTTTCCTACAGCAATCGCCGTAGATATGGAATCAACAGCAATTGCTCAAGTATGTTACCAATTTAAAAAACCTTTTTTAATAATTAAATCTATATCCGATTATTCAGATAATAATTCTAAATTGAACTTTGAAAAATTTATTGACTTAGCATCACAACGATGTTCAAATGTTGTTCAAGATTTATTAAACAATATATATAAAAAAATATGA
- the ftsZ gene encoding cell division protein FtsZ, translating to MFEPVEKNNDAIIRVIGIGGGGGNAVENMIQEQIEGVEFFAINTDTQALRKIEVEKTIQIGNHITKGLGAGANPKIGRDAAEEDRENLRSILEGADMVFIAAGMGGGTGTGAAPVVAEITKELGILTVAIVTKPFNFEGKKRMAYADQGIEELSKYVDSLITIPNDKLLKVLNKGISLLDAFSSANDILKGAVQGIAELITKPGLINVDFADIRTIMSEMGYAMMGTGISSGDNRAKEAAEIAISSPLLEDVDLSGAQGVLVNITSGLNMKLDEFETIGNIIRSFASDDATVVIGTSLDTKMNDTLRVTVVATGIGIEKTSIDTYLTKNTHFKKSPVKFEHVHHDFSNVQEHIIKTKQNKIQNNTNTLLKKDNIDDLDIPAFLRKRSK from the coding sequence ATGTTTGAACCTGTAGAAAAAAATAATGACGCAATTATTAGAGTAATTGGTATAGGAGGAGGTGGAGGTAACGCAGTAGAAAATATGATTCAAGAGCAAATTGAAGGTGTAGAATTTTTTGCTATTAATACAGATACACAAGCTTTACGAAAAATAGAAGTAGAAAAAACTATACAAATTGGCAATCATATAACTAAAGGATTGGGAGCTGGAGCTAATCCCAAAATCGGGCGCGATGCAGCTGAAGAAGATAGAGAAAATTTAAGATCAATATTAGAAGGCGCAGATATGGTGTTTATAGCAGCTGGGATGGGAGGAGGAACAGGTACAGGAGCAGCTCCAGTAGTTGCAGAAATAACAAAAGAACTAGGAATTTTAACAGTAGCGATAGTTACTAAACCTTTTAATTTCGAAGGTAAAAAAAGAATGGCATATGCAGATCAGGGTATAGAAGAACTATCGAAATACGTCGATTCATTAATTACCATTCCTAATGATAAATTATTAAAAGTATTAAATAAAGGAATTTCTTTATTAGATGCTTTTAGTTCAGCAAATGACATTCTAAAAGGGGCAGTACAAGGCATAGCAGAACTCATAACTAAACCTGGATTAATAAATGTAGATTTTGCTGATATACGAACTATAATGTCTGAAATGGGATATGCTATGATGGGAACCGGTATATCTTCTGGAGATAATAGAGCTAAAGAAGCAGCAGAAATTGCTATTTCTAGTCCATTATTAGAGGATGTTGACTTATCTGGAGCACAAGGAGTATTAGTAAATATTACTTCCGGATTAAATATGAAACTAGATGAATTTGAAACTATAGGAAATATAATTCGATCATTTGCTTCAGATGATGCTACCGTAGTAATTGGGACGTCTTTAGATACAAAAATGAATGATACCTTACGAGTAACAGTAGTAGCTACTGGGATTGGAATAGAAAAAACATCTATAGATACATATCTTACTAAAAATACACATTTTAAAAAATCACCCGTTAAATTTGAACACGTCCATCATGATTTTTCAAACGTTCAAGAACACATAATTAAGACAAAACAAAATAAAATCCAAAATAATACTAATACATTATTAAAAAAAGATAATATAGATGACTTAGATATTCCTGCTTTTTTGAGGAAAAGATCTAAATAA
- the lpdA gene encoding dihydrolipoyl dehydrogenase gives MSYKKIYTQVVIVGSGPSGYSSAFRCSDLGLDTILIEKHKNLGGVCLNVGCIPSKSLLHIAKVIKESRNLSDIGVNFSKPMIDIKKIFQWKSKIVDDLSSNIVNMANKRNVKIVFGIAKFLNKNSILVEGEQEKIIISFENIILAVGSYARKLSYVPSNDHRIWDSTTALSISSIPDNLLIIGSGIIGLEMATIYSALGSRVDIIDNSRNLLSHLDRDIVSMFSNAIKNDFKIFLNSEITKIVPNEKGFLVSKNTENNVQDTTLYNAILVSVGRIPNLDLLDINKIGLNLNSYGYLEVDDKLRTNVPNVYAIGDVTGQPMLAHKGIHQGHIVAEIISGKNHYFNPYAMPCILYTDPEIAWVGITEQEAIKNNIKYESSVFPWNALGRAISSNYSSGMTKLIFDAKTKKIIGGSVVGNNAGELLGEIGLAIEMGCDVEDIALTIHAHPTLYESISLSAQIFQGTITDLINLKKNQN, from the coding sequence ATGTCATATAAAAAAATATATACTCAGGTAGTAATTGTTGGATCTGGTCCTTCAGGATATTCTTCTGCATTTAGGTGTTCAGATTTAGGTTTAGATACTATCTTAATAGAAAAACATAAAAATTTAGGTGGGGTATGTCTTAATGTGGGTTGTATTCCATCTAAATCATTATTACATATAGCTAAGGTTATAAAAGAATCAAGAAATTTATCTGACATAGGTGTAAATTTTTCAAAACCTATGATTGATATAAAAAAAATATTTCAATGGAAAAGTAAAATTGTTGACGATCTTAGTTCTAATATCGTAAATATGGCAAATAAACGTAATGTAAAAATTGTTTTTGGAATTGCTAAATTTTTAAATAAAAATAGTATACTTGTCGAAGGAGAACAAGAAAAAATTATTATTTCTTTCGAAAACATAATTTTAGCGGTAGGTTCTTATGCTAGAAAATTATCTTATGTCCCTTCTAATGATCATAGAATATGGGATTCTACTACTGCATTATCTATTTCTAGTATACCAGATAACTTATTAATTATTGGTTCAGGAATCATTGGTTTAGAAATGGCTACTATTTATAGTGCACTAGGTTCGCGAGTTGACATTATAGATAATTCTCGTAATTTACTATCTCATTTAGATCGAGATATAGTTAGTATGTTCTCTAATGCAATTAAAAATGATTTTAAAATTTTTTTAAATTCTGAAATTACAAAAATCGTACCTAATGAAAAAGGTTTTTTAGTTTCAAAAAATACTGAAAATAACGTTCAAGATACTACACTATATAATGCTATTTTAGTATCAGTAGGAAGAATACCTAACTTAGATTTATTAGATATTAATAAAATAGGATTAAATTTAAATAGTTATGGCTATCTTGAAGTAGATGATAAGTTACGTACTAATGTACCTAATGTATATGCTATTGGTGATGTTACAGGTCAACCTATGTTAGCACATAAAGGAATTCACCAAGGTCATATAGTTGCTGAAATTATTTCTGGAAAAAATCATTATTTTAATCCGTATGCAATGCCGTGTATATTATATACTGACCCAGAAATTGCTTGGGTAGGTATTACGGAACAAGAAGCTATTAAAAACAATATAAAATATGAAAGTTCAGTTTTTCCATGGAATGCTTTAGGACGAGCTATTTCTTCAAATTATTCAAGTGGAATGACTAAATTAATTTTTGACGCAAAAACAAAAAAAATTATAGGTGGTTCTGTAGTTGGAAATAATGCTGGCGAATTATTGGGAGAAATTGGGCTTGCAATTGAAATGGGTTGTGATGTAGAAGATATTGCACTAACTATACATGCACATCCTACTTTATATGAGTCAATAAGTTTATCAGCACAAATTTTTCAAGGTACAATTACTGATTTAATTAACTTAAAGAAAAATCAAAATTAA
- the aceE gene encoding pyruvate dehydrogenase (acetyl-transferring), homodimeric type → MTEFLFNDIDPIETDDWIKGIESVIREEGIERASFIVNSVIKRLEQKNIKVIKNKIISDYINTISALEEPLYPGNLSLECKICSVIRWNAIMIVLRASNKNLDLGGHLSSFQSSATIYEVCFNHFFRANNEKDSGDLVYFQGHISPGIYARAFVEGRLNKEQLDNFRQEVNGNGLPSYPHPKCMPNFWQFPTVSMGLGSICAIYQAKFLKYLQNRNLKNTSNQKVYAFLGDGEMDEPESKGAISIAFREKLDNLIFVVNCNLQRLDGPVIGNGKIINELESIFKGAGWEVIKVIWGSEWDTLLEKDKTGQLIKLMNETIDGDYQTFKSKNGAYIRKYFFGKYKETMNLVSDMTDEQIWNLNRGGHDFKKVYAAFKKANSILEKPVIILMHTVKGYGLGNVAEGKNTAHQIKKISIQEIRHIRDRFCIPVKDEDISSLPYVSFKVNSEEYKYLHCKRKQLGGYLPVRLSRFTEKLKLPSLNDFKMLLLEQKKEISTTIAFVRILNIILRNIFIKERIVPIIADEARTFGMEGLFRQIGIYNINGQKYVPQDREQFAYYREDQKGQILQEGISELGAFSSWLAAATSYSTNNFPMIPFYIYYSIFGFQRIGDICWAAGDQQARGFLIGGTSGRTTLNGEGLQHGDGHSHIQALTIPNCISYNPAYSYELAVIIHDGLNRMYGDVQENIYYYITTLNENYMMPAMPIGSEEGICKGIYKLKSIGNTNVKVQLLGSGSILQCVCKAALILLNEYNVSSDIYSVTSFTELARNGQDCERWNLLNPKSKNKKIPYITKMLNNLPVVAVTDYMKIFAEQVRAYIPGVSFRVLGTDGFGRSDSRNNLRNYFEINEFYIVIAVLSELIKFNNFDEKIIIDAIDKFDINVSKVNPRLA, encoded by the coding sequence ATGACAGAGTTTTTGTTTAATGATATTGACCCTATTGAAACAGATGATTGGATAAAGGGAATTGAATCAGTAATTCGTGAGGAAGGTATTGAACGAGCTAGTTTTATTGTTAACTCTGTGATTAAGAGATTAGAACAAAAAAATATAAAGGTTATAAAAAATAAGATAATTAGTGATTATATTAATACTATATCCGCTTTAGAAGAGCCGCTATATCCAGGAAATTTATCTTTAGAATGTAAAATATGTTCTGTAATAAGATGGAATGCAATAATGATAGTACTTCGTGCATCTAATAAAAATTTAGATTTAGGTGGACATTTGTCCTCTTTTCAATCATCAGCTACGATTTATGAAGTATGCTTTAATCATTTTTTTCGAGCTAATAATGAAAAAGATAGCGGTGATTTAGTTTACTTTCAAGGACACATTTCTCCAGGAATTTATGCTCGTGCATTTGTTGAAGGAAGATTAAATAAAGAACAGTTAGATAACTTTAGACAAGAGGTAAATGGAAATGGTCTTCCTTCTTATCCACATCCAAAATGTATGCCTAATTTCTGGCAATTTCCTACGGTATCTATGGGATTAGGGTCAATATGTGCTATTTATCAAGCAAAATTTTTGAAATATTTGCAAAATAGAAATTTAAAAAATACGTCTAATCAAAAAGTATATGCTTTTTTAGGAGATGGAGAAATGGATGAACCAGAATCAAAAGGAGCTATTTCCATTGCTTTTCGTGAAAAATTAGATAATTTAATTTTTGTTGTAAATTGCAATTTACAACGATTAGATGGCCCAGTTATAGGAAATGGAAAAATTATCAATGAATTAGAAAGTATTTTTAAAGGAGCAGGTTGGGAAGTTATTAAAGTAATATGGGGAAGCGAATGGGATACATTACTAGAAAAAGATAAAACTGGTCAGTTAATTAAATTAATGAACGAAACTATAGATGGGGACTATCAAACATTTAAATCTAAAAATGGAGCTTATATAAGAAAATATTTTTTTGGAAAATATAAAGAAACAATGAATTTAGTCAGTGATATGACTGATGAACAGATTTGGAACTTAAATAGAGGGGGACATGATTTTAAAAAAGTTTATGCAGCTTTTAAAAAAGCAAATTCTATTTTAGAAAAACCAGTAATAATATTAATGCATACAGTGAAAGGTTATGGCCTTGGCAACGTTGCAGAAGGGAAAAATACTGCTCATCAAATTAAAAAGATTAGTATACAAGAAATACGTCATATTCGCGATAGATTTTGTATTCCTGTAAAAGATGAAGACATTAGTTCTCTTCCTTATGTTTCTTTTAAAGTAAATAGTGAAGAGTATAAATATCTTCATTGTAAGAGAAAACAGTTAGGAGGATATCTTCCTGTTCGTCTTTCCCGATTTACCGAAAAGCTTAAACTTCCAAGTTTAAATGATTTTAAAATGTTATTGTTAGAACAAAAAAAAGAAATTTCTACTACTATAGCATTTGTACGTATATTAAATATTATTTTAAGAAATATTTTTATTAAAGAAAGAATAGTTCCTATTATTGCTGATGAAGCACGTACATTTGGAATGGAAGGATTGTTTCGACAAATAGGAATTTATAATATAAACGGTCAAAAATATGTTCCTCAGGATAGAGAACAATTTGCATATTATAGAGAAGACCAAAAAGGTCAAATTTTACAAGAAGGAATCAGTGAGTTAGGTGCTTTTTCTTCTTGGTTAGCAGCAGCTACTTCTTATAGTACTAATAATTTTCCTATGATTCCTTTTTATATTTATTATTCTATATTTGGATTTCAAAGAATAGGTGATATATGCTGGGCTGCAGGCGATCAACAGGCTCGAGGATTTTTAATAGGTGGTACTTCGGGAAGGACAACATTAAATGGAGAAGGGTTACAACATGGAGATGGTCACAGTCATATTCAGGCATTAACTATACCAAATTGCATATCATATAATCCTGCGTATTCATATGAGCTTGCAGTGATTATTCATGATGGATTAAATAGAATGTATGGTGATGTACAAGAAAATATTTATTATTATATTACTACTTTAAATGAAAACTATATGATGCCTGCTATGCCTATAGGTTCAGAAGAAGGTATTTGTAAAGGAATTTATAAATTAAAAAGCATAGGAAACACAAATGTTAAAGTTCAGTTACTAGGTTCAGGTTCGATTTTACAATGTGTTTGTAAAGCAGCGTTAATTTTGCTTAATGAATATAACGTTAGTTCAGATATTTATAGCGTAACATCTTTTACTGAATTAGCTAGAAATGGACAAGATTGTGAAAGATGGAATTTATTAAATCCAAAATCTAAAAATAAGAAGATTCCTTATATTACAAAAATGTTAAATAATTTACCAGTTGTTGCTGTTACTGATTATATGAAAATTTTTGCTGAACAAGTAAGAGCATATATACCTGGAGTAAGTTTTCGTGTATTAGGTACAGATGGTTTTGGACGATCTGATAGTAGAAATAATTTAAGGAATTACTTTGAAATTAATGAATTTTATATAGTTATTGCTGTTTTATCGGAATTAATAAAATTTAATAATTTTGATGAAAAAATTATTATTGATGCAATCGATAAGTTTGATATAAATGTCAGTAAAGTTAATCCAAGGCTAGCATAA
- a CDS encoding cell division protein FtsQ/DivIB, with amino-acid sequence MKYKLYLKKSLIPLKYIIILLLVIFIITNNFILIKLSKQFSKKKLSNVIITGPFDSLNQKAIRNFIFSLKKSYNYFSPYETDIKNKLEAFYFVKVVTIKKQWPDKILIHIINTTPIAYWNDKYILNENKTLSNTLKKKSNISKILYFYGPESNKEEILSNYNTVKNILQENNIILKSISITPQHTWKLIIKKNIVIILGKINNISQLKQLTYIWKILENEEKVKRKKIKRIDLRYKSGIAIEWK; translated from the coding sequence ATGAAATATAAACTATATCTTAAAAAATCATTAATTCCATTAAAGTATATCATAATACTACTTTTAGTTATCTTTATAATAACTAATAACTTTATATTAATAAAATTATCAAAACAATTCTCAAAAAAAAAATTATCTAATGTAATAATCACAGGACCATTTGACTCTTTAAATCAAAAAGCAATAAGAAACTTTATTTTCTCATTAAAAAAATCATATAATTACTTTTCTCCATACGAAACTGATATAAAAAACAAATTAGAAGCATTTTATTTTGTAAAAGTAGTTACAATTAAAAAACAATGGCCTGACAAAATATTAATACATATCATAAATACTACGCCTATCGCATATTGGAACGATAAATATATATTAAATGAAAACAAAACATTATCTAATACTTTAAAAAAAAAATCAAATATTAGTAAAATTTTATATTTTTATGGACCAGAAAGCAATAAAGAAGAAATCTTAAGTAATTATAATACAGTGAAAAATATACTTCAAGAAAATAATATCATACTAAAATCTATTTCAATAACACCTCAACATACATGGAAATTAATCATTAAAAAAAATATTGTAATCATTTTAGGAAAAATAAATAATATTTCACAATTGAAACAATTAACATATATTTGGAAAATTTTAGAAAACGAAGAAAAAGTAAAAAGAAAAAAAATAAAACGTATTGATTTACGATATAAATCAGGTATAGCAATAGAATGGAAATAA
- a CDS encoding 2-oxo acid dehydrogenase subunit E2 — protein sequence MDIEIKIPDIGSDAVVVIEVLVKIGDIVKKDDPLITVEGQKASMEIPSTNFGVVKSIFVKVGQTVKIGSLIALITLLKDDNQFKKKNNGCLNNKILKVKINRPDHELLEENNFKPELLVHATPVIRRLARQLNINLEKIVGSGRKGRITKEDIVSYTKQVLIRKERNFSMQSHLKNHVKDYSNKINNDTELHLTNIQKASGKKLSKSWSIIPHVTQFDESDITDLEKFRTKYNFELHKNNINSKLTILVFIMKVVAKSLKVFPKFNSVLCTDVKKKLILKKDINIGIAVDTKDGLLVPIINNVNNKDLAELSLELSLISKSARSGTLDISSMIGGSFTISNLGGIGGTGFTPIINYPEVAILGISQALIKPYWNEKKFEPRLMLPLSLSYDHRVIDGAEAVRFITFIKKMLSDIRLLTV from the coding sequence ATGGATATTGAAATTAAAATTCCTGATATTGGTTCAGATGCAGTAGTAGTAATTGAAGTGTTAGTTAAAATAGGAGATATAGTAAAAAAAGATGATCCTCTAATCACCGTAGAAGGGCAAAAAGCATCAATGGAAATACCATCTACAAATTTTGGAGTTGTAAAGTCTATTTTCGTAAAAGTAGGACAAACAGTAAAAATTGGATCATTAATTGCTTTAATTACATTATTAAAAGATGACAATCAATTTAAAAAAAAGAATAACGGTTGTTTAAATAATAAAATACTTAAAGTAAAAATTAATCGTCCTGATCACGAGTTATTAGAAGAGAATAACTTTAAACCAGAATTATTAGTTCATGCAACTCCTGTTATTCGAAGATTAGCTAGACAATTAAATATTAATTTAGAGAAAATCGTAGGTAGTGGTAGAAAAGGTAGAATTACTAAAGAAGATATTGTTTCTTATACAAAGCAAGTATTAATAAGGAAAGAACGCAATTTTTCTATGCAAAGTCATTTAAAAAATCATGTTAAGGATTATTCTAATAAGATAAATAATGATACAGAATTACATTTAACTAATATACAAAAAGCATCTGGTAAGAAATTATCTAAAAGTTGGTCTATTATTCCTCACGTAACGCAATTTGATGAGTCGGATATTACAGATTTAGAAAAATTTCGTACAAAATATAATTTTGAACTACATAAAAATAATATTAATTCTAAGTTAACTATATTAGTTTTTATAATGAAGGTAGTAGCAAAATCATTAAAAGTTTTTCCTAAGTTTAATAGTGTTTTGTGTACTGATGTTAAAAAAAAATTGATATTAAAAAAGGATATTAATATTGGAATTGCAGTGGATACTAAAGATGGATTATTAGTTCCTATTATTAATAATGTTAACAATAAAGATTTAGCAGAACTATCACTTGAATTAAGTTTGATATCTAAATCAGCTAGATCAGGAACTTTAGATATATCAAGTATGATAGGTGGAAGTTTTACAATTTCTAATTTAGGTGGAATTGGTGGAACAGGATTCACACCCATTATAAATTATCCGGAAGTAGCTATCCTAGGTATTTCTCAAGCTTTAATAAAACCATATTGGAATGAAAAAAAATTTGAACCACGTTTAATGTTACCATTATCATTGTCTTATGACCATCGTGTCATTGATGGAGCAGAAGCGGTTCGATTTATTACTTTTATTAAAAAAATGTTGTCAGATATTAGATTGTTAACTGTATAA
- the erpA gene encoding iron-sulfur cluster insertion protein ErpA: MMRDTEISLSFSEKAIKQIDRIIKKEKTSNLKLRIYITGGGCSGFQYNFKFDKNKNKDDIIITKSGVAIIVDPISFQYLIGGKIDYLENLNGSKFIIFNPKAKTTCSCGASFSI, translated from the coding sequence ATGATGCGTGATACTGAAATATCTTTATCTTTTTCTGAAAAAGCTATTAAACAAATTGATCGAATTATTAAAAAAGAAAAAACATCTAATCTTAAATTAAGAATTTATATTACTGGAGGTGGATGTAGTGGTTTTCAATACAATTTTAAATTTGATAAAAATAAAAATAAAGACGATATAATTATTACTAAATCAGGTGTTGCTATTATTGTTGATCCCATTAGTTTTCAATATTTAATCGGAGGGAAAATAGATTATTTAGAAAATTTAAACGGTTCAAAATTTATTATATTTAATCCAAAAGCAAAAACTACATGTAGTTGCGGAGCTTCCTTTAGTATTTAA
- a CDS encoding D-alanine--D-alanine ligase, translating into MTEKIAVLLGGTSKERNISLLSGKNILNNLLKSEINAYPIDTKYFPITQLYRQGFRKAFIALHGKEGEDGTIQGTLTYLNIAYTGSKILPSAISIDKMRTKLLWNSVNLPTVPYYFINIKKFKKTAENTLKTNIRSLGLPLIIKPNTEGSSIGISLIYSYNSLYHACMKAFKYDNNILIEKFIYGSEYSVGILDRKTLPIIRIHPNDNFYNYSSKYISKNTKYLCPSGLKKSKELELIKIVKKAWNTIGCTGLGRIDLMMDNNNNFWLLEMNTCPGMTKHSLIPIAAKQAGISLQSLVSKVLQLIN; encoded by the coding sequence ATGACTGAAAAAATAGCTGTGTTACTTGGTGGTACATCTAAAGAAAGAAATATTTCTTTGTTATCTGGAAAAAACATATTAAATAACTTATTAAAATCTGAAATAAATGCGTATCCTATAGATACAAAATACTTTCCTATCACCCAATTATATCGTCAAGGATTTAGAAAAGCATTTATTGCTCTTCATGGTAAAGAAGGCGAAGATGGAACTATACAGGGAACACTAACATACCTAAATATAGCATATACAGGAAGTAAAATTTTACCGTCAGCAATTTCTATTGACAAAATGCGAACAAAATTACTATGGAATAGTGTTAATTTACCTACTGTTCCTTATTATTTCATAAATATAAAAAAATTTAAAAAAACAGCTGAAAATACACTTAAAACGAACATTCGCTCATTAGGATTGCCTTTAATTATCAAACCAAATACCGAGGGATCTAGTATAGGTATATCATTAATCTATTCGTATAATTCTTTATATCATGCATGTATGAAAGCATTTAAGTATGATAATAATATACTTATTGAAAAATTTATATATGGATCAGAATATTCTGTTGGAATTTTGGATAGAAAAACTCTTCCTATTATTCGTATACATCCAAATGATAATTTTTATAATTACTCATCCAAATATATTTCTAAAAATACAAAATACCTTTGCCCTAGTGGATTAAAAAAAAGTAAAGAACTAGAACTAATTAAAATAGTAAAAAAAGCTTGGAATACTATTGGATGTACAGGGTTAGGAAGAATTGACTTAATGATGGATAATAACAATAATTTCTGGCTATTAGAAATGAATACATGTCCAGGTATGACAAAGCATAGTTTGATACCTATAGCTGCTAAACAAGCTGGAATATCGTTGCAATCATTAGTTTCAAAAGTTTTACAATTGATCAACTAA